From one Eucalyptus grandis isolate ANBG69807.140 chromosome 9, ASM1654582v1, whole genome shotgun sequence genomic stretch:
- the LOC104418710 gene encoding LOW QUALITY PROTEIN: probable E3 ubiquitin ligase SUD1 (The sequence of the model RefSeq protein was modified relative to this genomic sequence to represent the inferred CDS: inserted 1 base in 1 codon), with product MTCPFYPELPPFSIHVSIDVHFTIRAKRGRATTPGGRYRKLTPRSRGRIGTPGKEPPQSPPPPSPPFSWQQGRGCELCLSITEEEEEEDQTLPIPSLPPRIPHGDLAGGAPTARRRPGPRRLRLRGRGRCCSLVLPGLDSAPRPEQPAPAPEQARRLKYDEEEEEEDVCRICRNPGEADNPLRYPCACSGSIKFVHQECLLQWLDHSNARQCEVCKHAFAFSPVYAENAPARLPFQEFVVGMAMKACHVLQFFLRLTFVLSVWLLIIPFITFWIWRLAFVRSFNEAQRLFLSHLSTTVILTDCLHGFLLSASIVFIFLGATSLRDYFRHLRELGGQDAERDDEGDRNGARAARRPVAPPNRNLAGDANGEEANGAQGIAGAGQIIRRNAENVAARWEMQAARLEAHVEQMFDGLDDADGAEDVPFDELVGMQGPVFHLVENAFTVLASNMIFLGVIIFVPFSLGRVTLYYLSWLLANGPVLSKVMPLTDSALSLANITLKNALTAVTNLSSEGQSDSLVGQVAEVLSANTSGLNEISSNISSNLSGDLLKAAPIGTSRLSDVTTLAIGYLVIFSAVLCYLGIVLLIRYTKGEPLTNRRFYGIASIAETIPSLLRQFLAAMRHLMTMIKVAFLLVIELGVFPLMCGWWLDVCTIRMFGKSMSNRVQFFSLSPLASSLVHWVVGIVYMLQISIFVSLLRGVLRNGVLYFLRDPADPNYNPFRDLIDDPVHKHARRVLLSVAVYGSLIVMXVFLPVKLAMRIAPSIFPLDISVSDPFTEIPADMLLFQICIPFAIEHFKLRSTIKSLLHYWFTAVGWALGLTDFLLPRPDDNGTPETVNGEPARQDRMQVVPHGGHDRAMAVANDINDVVEEYDPDEQSDSEYSFVLRIVLLLMVAWMTLLIFNSALIIVPVSLGRKLFNAIPLLPITHGIKCNDLYAFIIGSYVIWTGIAGSRYTVEHIRSRRAAILLGQIWKCSCIVFKSSALLSLWIFVIPVLIGLLFELLVIVPMRVPTDESPVFLLYQDWALGLIFLKIWTRLVMLDHMMPFVDESWRLKFERVREDGFSRLQGLWVLREIVLPIMMKLLTALCVPYVLARGVFPVFGYPLVVNSAVYRFAWLGCLGLSIVCFCAKRFHVWFTNLHNSIRDDRYLIGRRLHNFGEDTEVKKQNETEASADSPTTSLPGTGLVHRDMEVDVGLRLRRVN from the exons ATGACTTGCCCTTTTTATCCGGAATTGCCTCCATTTTCAATACATGTCTCCATCGACGTGCACTTCACTATCCGGGCAAAGCGGGGACG AGCAACAACCCCGGGGGGACGATACCGTAAATTAACCCCTCGGTCCAGGGGCAGAATCGGGACGCCAGGGAAAGAACCTCCTCAATCACCTCCTCCCCCATCTCCACCATTTTCCTGGCAGCAGGGGCGAGGCTGCGAGCTCTGTCTCTCcatcaccgaagaagaagaagaagaagatcaaaccCTCCCGATCCCTTCCCTTCCCCCCCGAATTCCGCATGGAGATCTCGCCGGCGGCGCCCCCACCGCGCGACGGCGGCCCGgcccccgccgcctccgcctccgcggCCGCGGCCGCTGCTGCAGCCTCGTCCTCCCCGGCCTTGACTCGGCCCCGCGGCCGGAGCAGCCCGCGCCCGCGCCGGAGCAAGCGCGGCGCCTCAAGtacgacgaggaggaggaggaggaggacgtgTGCCGGATCTGCAGGaaccccggcgaggccgacaaCCCGCTGCGGTACCCGTGCGCCTGCAGCGGGAGCATCAAGTTCGTGCATCAGGAATGCCTCCTCCAGTGGCTCGACCATAGCAATGCTCGGCAGTGCGAG GTGTGCAAGCATGCATTTGCCTTCTCACCTGTCTATGCAGAGAATGCTCCAGCAAGGCTTCCTTTTCAGGAGTTTGTGGTTGGGATGGCTATGAAAGCTTGCCATGTTCTGCAATTCTTTTTGCGCCTTACTTTTGTCCTTTCTGTTTGGCTCCTCATAATTCCCTTCATTACATTTTGGATATGGCGGTTGGCCTTTGTGAGGAGTTTTAATGAAGCTCAGAGATTGTTTCTCAGTCACTTGTCGACAACAGTTATTCTCACTGATTGCCTGCATGGATTCCTGCTTTCTGCGAGTATTGTGTTTATATTTCTTGGAGCAACTTCTTTGAGGGATTACTTCAGGCATTTAAGAGAGCTCGGAGGTCAAGATGCTGAGAGGGATGACGAAGGGGACAGAAATGGTGCCAGGGCTGCAAGAAGACCTGTTGCACCACCTAATAGGAATTTGGCTGGTGATGCTAATGGTGAAGAAGCTAATGGTGCCCAAGGAATTGCTGGTGCTGGTCAAATCATTAGAAGAAATGCAGAAAATGTTGCAGCTCGATGGGAGATGCAGGCAGCTCGTCTCGAAGCTCATGTTGAGCAAATGTTTGATGGtcttgatgatgctgatggTGCGGAAGATGTGCCCTTCGATGAATTGGTTGGCATGCAGGGTCCAGTTTTTCACTTGGTTGAAAATGCATTCACA GTTTTGGCAAGCAACATGATTTTCCTTGGTGTCATAATCTTTGTCCCCTTCTCTTTAGGTCGGGTCACACTCTATTACTTATCATGGCTTCTTGCTAATGGCCCAGTATTGTCGAAAGTCATGCCACTCACAGATTCAGCTCTATCCTTGGCAAATATTACATTGAAGAATGCGTTAACTGCTGTTACAAACTTGTCTTCCGAGGGTCAAAGTGACAGTCTAGTTGGCCAGGTTGCAGAGGTATTGAGTGCAAACACAAGTGGATTAAATGAAATCTCCAGCAACATAAGCTCAAATCTCTCTGGGGATCTCTTGAAAGCAGCTCCCATTGGAACATCAAGGCTCTCTGATGTCACCACCCTTGCTATTGGATATTTGGTGATCTTTTCTGCAGTGTTGTGCTATCTTGGGATTGTTCTTTTGATTCGGTACACCAAGGGTGAGCCATTGACCAACCGGAGGTTCTACGGTATTGCCTCAATAGCAGAGACAATTCCATCTCTTCTTCGGCAGTTCTTGGCTGCTATGAGGCATTTGATGACAATGATCAAGGTTGCTTTTCTTCTAGTAATCGAACTTGGGGTATTCCCATTGATGTGTGGATGGTGGCTTGATGTTTGCACAATAAGAATGTTTGGGAAGTCGATGTCAAATAGAGTTCAATTCTTTTCACTTTCCCCTCTAGCAAGCTCATTGGTTCATTGGGTTGTGGGAATAGTTTACATGCTTCAGATAAGCATTTTCGTCAGCCTTCTCAGAGGG GTTCTGCGTAATGGGGTTTTGTACTTCCTCCGAGATCCTGCCGATCCAAACTATAATCCATTCCGCGATCTCATTGATGACCCCGTCCACAAGCATGCTCGCAGGGTTTTGCTGTCAGTGGCTGTTTATGGTAGTTTAATTGTGA CTGTGTTTTTACCAGTGAAGCTTGCTATGCGGATAGCACCCTCCATCTTTCCTCTTGATATATC AGTATCTGATCCATTTACCGAAATCCCTGCTGACATGCTTCTCTTTCAAATCTGTATTCCATTTGCAATTGAGCATTTTAAGTTGCGGTCAACTATCAAATCCCTCCTTCACTATTGGTTTACAGCTGTTGGCTGGGCCCTGGGCTTGACCGATTTCTTACTACCTAGACCCGATGACAATGGCACCCCGGAAACTGTTAATGGAGAGCCTGCAAGGCAGGATCGAATGCAGGTAGTTCCACATGGCGGACATGATAGAGCTATGGCAGTTGCCAATGACATTAATGATGTTGTGGAAGAGTATGATCCCGATGAGCAATCTGACTCTGA GTACAGCTTTGTCCTCCGCATTGTCCTCTTGTTGATGGTGGCATGGATGACATTACTTATCTTCAACTCAGCATTAATCATAGTACCTGTTTCACTTGGACGAAAATTGTTCAATGCTATTCCCCTTCTCCCAATAACTCATGGGATCAAGTGCAACG ATCTATATGCTTTCATTATCGGTAGCTACGTTATTTGGACTGGGATTGCGGGATCAAGATATACAGTTGAGCACATTAGGAGCAGGAGAGCTGCTATTTTGCTTGGTCAAATCTGGAAGTGCAGTTGTATTGTCTTCAAGAGTTCTGCTCTACTTTCGTTATGG ATTTTTGTCATTCCAGTGTTGATTGgcttgctctttgaacttttggttATTGTGCCTATGAGAGTGCCTACAGATGAGAGTCCTGTTTTCCTCTTGTATCAAGATTGGGCTCTTGGACTTATCTTCCTGAAGATCTGGACTAGACTG GTCATGTTGGATCATATGATGCCATTTGTTGATGAGAGTTGGCGGTTAAAGTTTGAAAGGGTGAGAGAGGATGGTTTCTCCCGGCTGCAGGGGCTTTGGGTGCTTCGCGAGATCGTTCTACCAATCATGATGAAGCTTCTGACTGCTCTTTGTGTACCTTACGTTTTGGCAAGGGGGGTGTTTCCAGTGTTTGGATACCCTCTAGTGGTTAATTCTGCTGTCTATCGGTTTGCGTGGCTGGGATGCCTTGGCTTGAGCATAGTATGCTTCTGCGCCAAGAGGTTCCATGTCTGGTTCACTAACCTTCACAACTCCATAAGGGATGATAGGTACCTGATTGGGCGCCGGCTGCATAACTTTGGAGAGGACACTGAAGTTAAGAAGCAAAATGAGACAGAGGCATCAGCAGATTCCCCAACCACTAGCTTGCCAGGAACTGGTTTGGTTCATCGGGACATGGAAGTCGATGTGGGATTGAGGCTGAGGCGTGTTAACTGA
- the LOC104418708 gene encoding CBS domain-containing protein CBSX2, chloroplastic, which produces MGSFSFASSLHSTQLSVVNSFSNKNCEVPRSCLAYYRCNRRSFDFPGGSLSRRGYRQSVTVAAAGASVTNSVPPRNGSYTVGDFMTRKEDLHVVKATTTVDEALEMLVEKRITGFPVIDDEWNLVGVVSDYDLLALDSISGGAQGDANIFPDVDSSWKAFNRIQRLLSKTHGKVVGDLMTPAPLVVRETTNLEDAARLLLETKYHRLPVVDGNGQLIGIITRGNVVRAALQIKRANEHSS; this is translated from the exons ATGGGATCTTTTTCTTTCGCAAGTTCTCTCCACTCCACGCAGCTTTCAGTCGTTAACTCGTTTTCTAACAAAAACTGTGAAGTGCCCCGTTCTTGCCTCGCTTATTATCGCTGCAATAGAAGGTCTTTTGATTTTCCTGGTGGTAGTCTCTCGAGAAGGGGATATCGCCAGTCTGTCACCGTTGCAGCTGCGGGAGCAAGTGTGACAAACTCTGTACCT CCGAGAAATGGGTCATACACCGTCGGCGATTTTATGACAAGGAAAGAAGATTTACATGTTGTCAAGGCCACAACAACTGTAGATGAAG CTCTAGAGATGCTTGTGGAGAAGAGAATAACCGGCTTCCCTGTGATTGATGATGAGTGGAATTTG GTTGGTGTTGTTTCAGATTATGACCTTTTGGCACTTGATTCTATATCAG GTGGTGCTCAAGGGGATGCAAACATTTTCCCTGATGTCGATAGTTCTTGGAAA GCTTTCAACAGGATACAGCGATTGCTAAGTAAGACTCACGGAAAAGTTGTCGGTGACTTGATGACACCTGCACCACTTGTTGTTCGGGAAACTACCAATTTGGAAGATGCTGCAAG GTTATTGCTGGAAACGAAATACCATCGATTGCCGGTGGTAGATGGCAATGGCCAATTG ATTGGAATCATAACAAGGGGAAATGTGGTCAGGGCTGCCCTGCAGATAAAGCGTGCGAACGAGCATTCTTCTTGA
- the LOC104418709 gene encoding polyadenylate-binding protein 2 encodes MAQVQVQPQNAMPGVNAGPNQYATTSLYVGDLDFNVTDSQLYDLFNQVGQVVSVRVCRDLTTRRSLGYGYVNYSNPVDAARAMEHLNYTPLNEKSIRIMYSQRDPSNRKSGAGNIFIKNLDKGIDQKALYDTFSTFGTILSCKVATDSSGQSKGYGFVQYENEESSQKAIEKLNGMLLNDKQVYVGPFLRKQERESAKDKTKFNNVYVKNLSESTTEEELRTAFGEYGPITSVVVMRDPDGKSKCFGFVNFENADDAARSVEALNGKKFDDKEWYVGKAQKKSEREVELKLRFEQSMKEAADKLQGANLYIKNLDDSIDDEKLKELFSPFGNITSCKVMRDPNGISRGSGFVAFSTPEEAARALSEMLGKMVVSKPLYVAHAQRKEDRRARLQAQFSQMRPVAMAPTIAPRMPFYPPGGPGIGQQLFYGQAPPAVMPPQPGFGYQQQLVPGMRPGAGPMPNFLVPMVHQQGQQGQRPGGRRAGVVQQSQQPVPMMQQQMLPRGRVYRYPTGRGLPDMSVPGVAGGMMPMPYDMGGMPLRDTPISQPLPITALASALANASPDQQRTMLGESLYPLVEQLEPDAAAKVTGMLLEMDQTEVLHLLESPDALKAKVAEAMEVLRSVAQQQASGAVDQLASLSLNDNLVN; translated from the exons ATGGCGCAGGTTCAGGTTCAGCCTCAGAATGCGATGCCCGGAGTGAACGCGGGGCCGAACCAGTACGCGACGACGTCGCTCTACGTCGGGGATCTGGACTTCAACGTCACCGATTCGCAGCTCTACGATCTGTTCAACCAGGTCGGCCAGGTGGTGTCGGTCCGCGTCTGCCGGGACCTGACCACCCGGCGATCCCTGGGCTATGGCTACGTCAATTACAGCAACCCAGTGGATG CTGCTCGGGCTATGGAGCATCTGAACTATACTCCTCTTAATGAGAAGTCAATTCGGATAATGTATTCTCAGCGCGATCCTAGTAACCGTAAAAGTGGAGCTGGAAATATATTTATCAAG AATTTGGACAAGGGAATTGACCAGAAAGCATTATATGATACATTTTCTACTTTTGGGACTATCCTCTCTTGCAAAGTTGCTACAGATTCTTCGGGTCAGTCTAAAGGCTATGGCTTTGTACAATACGAAAATGAGGAATCTTCCCAGAAAGCTATAGAGAAGCTGAATGGCATGCTATTGAATGACAAGCAAGTGTATGTGGGACCCTTCCTTCGCAAGCAGGAAAGAGAAAGTGCTAAGGATAAGACAAAATTTAACAATGTGTATGTGAAAAACCTATCAGAGTCGACAACTGAAGAAGAGTTGAGAACAGCTTTTGGAGAATATGGACCAATTACTAGTGTTGTGGTGATGAGGGATCCGGATGGTAAATCCAAATGTTTTGGTTTTGTGAACTTTGAGAATGCGGATGATGCTGCTAGATCAGTTGAGGCTCTAAATGGGAAGAAATTTGATGATAAGGAATGGTATGTTGGGAAAGCTCAAAAGAAATCTGAAAGGGAAGTTGAACTGAAGCTTCGATTTGAGCAGAGTATGAAGGAAGCAGCTGATAAACTTCAAGGGGCGAACTTGTATATAAAGAATTTAGACGATAGCATAGACGATGAGAAGCTTAAGGAGCTGTTCTCTCCATTTGGTAACATTACATCGTGCAAG GTTATGCGAGATCCTAATGGCATTAGTAGAGGATCGGGATTTGTTGCTTTCTCAACTCCTGAAGAGGCAGCCAGAGCT CTCTCTGAGATGCTTGGCAAAATGGTTGTCAGCAAGCCTCTGTATGTTGCACatgcacaaagaaaagaagacagaCGAGCCAGGTTGCAG gctcaattttctcaaatgaggCCAGTTGCAATGGCACCCACTATTGCTCCTCGCATGCCATTTTATCCACCTGGAGGACCAGGTATTGGCCAACAGCTGTTCTATGGTCAAGCCCCTCCTGCTGTCATGCCTCCCCAG CCTGGGTTCGGGTATCAACAGCAGCTTGTTCCCGGTATGAGACCTGGTGCAGGTCCCATGCCAAATTTCCTGGTGCCTATGGTTCATCAGCAGGGGCAACAAGGTCAGCGACCAGGTGGGAGACGTGCAGGAGTTGTTCAGCAATCCCAACAGCCAGTCCCAATGATGCAACAGCAG ATGCTTCCGAGGGGACGTGTTTATCGATACCCTACTGGACGTGGGTTGCCTGATATGTCAGTGCCTGGTGTGGCAGGAGGAATGATGCCTATGCCATATGACATGGGTGGAATGCCACTACGTGATACACCAATTTCTCAGCCTCTTCCCATAACAGCTCTGGCTTCTGCCCTAGCAAATGCTAGTCCAGATCAGCAGAGAACG ATGCTGGGCGAGAGTCTTTATCCGCTGGTGGAACAGCTGGAGCCTGATGCGGCAGCCAAAGTCACTGGCATGCTTCTGGAAATGGATCAGACTGAGGTCCTGCATTTGCTGGAGTCTCCAGATGCCCTGAAAGCAAAAGTAGCTGAAGCAATGGAGGTCCTTAGGAGTGTTGCGCAGCAACAGGCTAGTGGCGCCGTCGATCAGCTGGCATCTCTTTCTCTGAACGACAACCTCGTTAACTGA
- the LOC104418707 gene encoding abscisate beta-glucosyltransferase: MADEVEMFFFPFMGGGHQIPMIDIARLFASHGVKSTIVVAPNNALSFQRSIARDQDSGRPISIHPLDLPPGSKPPNSDMSATPFTDTSMLQEPLRLLLIARQPDCIVVDMFHRWSADVIDAVGVPRIVFNGNGCFSRYAQQLMRIYEPHEKVQSEYEPFEIPGLPDRIVMTRSQLPHFHKSQGGGKPRGRMWNSEDRSLGVVMNSFIDLEPAYVEGFKKEMAKKAWVVGPVSLCNRNVEDKAERGQQAAIDEQSCLSWLNAKETNSVLYVSFGSLARLTPKQLLEIAYGLEASGCSFIWAVGKIFKPSENGEGSREDWLPSGFEERLKESGKGLIIKGWAPQLLILEHPSVGGYMTHCGWNSTLEGVSAGVPMVTFPHSAEQFFNEKLITDVLRIGVQVGSMEWTSWNAEPGPPVGREKVEAAVRKVMDGGEEAAEMRRKAKDLGEKAKRAVEQGGSSYEDAEALIQELKSRKKV; this comes from the coding sequence ATGGCGGACGAAGTGGAGATgttcttctttcccttcatGGGAGGAGGCCACCAGATCCCCATGATCGACATCGCCCGCCTCTTCGCCTCCCACGGCGTCAAGTCCACCATTGTCGTCGCCCCTAACAACGCCCTCTCCTTCCAACGCTCCATCGCTCGAGACCAGGACTCCGGTCGACCAATCTCCATCCACCCCCTCGACTTGCCCCCAGGCTCAAAGCCGCCTAACTCCGACATGTCGGCCACCCCCTTCACCGACACCTCCATGCTCCAGGAACCCCTCAGGCTCTTGCTCATTGCAAGGCAACCCGATTGCATCGTCGTCGACATGTTCCACCGGTGGTCAGCCGATGTCATTGACGCGGTAGGAGTTCCCAGGATCGTGTTCAATGGGAACGGCTGCTTCTCTCGCTATGCTCAACAATTGATGCGGATTTACGAGCCTCACGAGAAGGTGCAATCCGAATACGAACCATTTGAGATCCCAGGCCTGCCGGATAGGATCGTGATGACGAGGTCGCAGCTTCCGCATTTTCACAAGAGTCAAGGCGGCGGGAAGCCGCGGGGTCGGATGTGGAATTCGGAGGACAGGAGTCTCGGGGTTGTAATGAATAGCTTTATTGATCTGGAACCGGCCTATGTGGAAGGTTTCAAGAAAGAGATGGCCAAGAAAGCTTGGGTGGTCGGACCAGTGTCGCTGTGCAATAGGAATGTGGAGGATAAGGCCGAGAGAGGGCAGCAAGCTGCCATTGACGAGCAGAGTTGCCTGAGTTGGCTCAATGCTAAAGAAACCAACTCTGTCCTTTATGTTAGTTTTGGGAGTTTGGCCAGGTTGACCCCGAAGCAACTTCTTGAGATTGCATACGGTCTTGAGGCTTCGGGCTGTTCGTTCATTTGGGCAGTCGGGAAAATCTTCAAGCCGTCCGAAAATGGAGAGGGAAGCCGAGAGGATTGGCTTCCGAGTGGCTTTGAAGAGAGGTTGAAGGAGTCCGGGAAAGGGTTGATTATCAAAGGATGGGCGCCGCAGCTATTGATTCTCGAACACCCTTCGGTGGGTGGGTACATGACACACTGCGGGTGGAATTCGACCCTGGAGGGCGTGAGCGCTGGCGTTCCGATGGTCACTTTCCCACACTCGGCCGAGCAGTTTTTCAATGAGAAGTTGATCACTGATGTGTTGAGGATTGGGGTCCAGGTTGGGAGCATGGAATGGACATCCTGGAACGCAGAGCCCGGCCCGCCAGTTGGTAGGGAGAAAGTGGAGGCTgctgtgaggaaagtgatggaCGGAGGAGAGGAGGCAGCGGAGATGAGGAGAAAAGCCAAGGATCTTGGAGAGAAGGCCAAGAGAGCGGTCGAACAAGGTGGTTCGTCGTATGAAGATGCCGAGGCCTTGATTCAAGAGCTCAAGTCTCGCAAGAAGGTCTAA
- the LOC104418711 gene encoding O-acyltransferase WSD1-like: protein MGSPENGSDEPLTPTGRLFLQKEMNQVIYCAIGVKQPLDVEALKSAIQRSPMFTHPRFCSLMVRDSAGREHWRRTHVDIDRHVVPVHGPIAEGLSDEVAVNEYLGDLSTDSPGLLGDDKPPWDVHLLMAHRCMVFRIHHALGDGILLMSMFLASCRQVDDPEALPTIGPPSSAKRRTGGSGEWWKAVVGVLGVMWFTLVFVVEFVLQSMWVSDRRTPLSGGAGVELWPRKLATAKFLLEDMKVVKSAVANATINDVLFGIISAGFFKYLDHRCPNAVREGTRLTGVAAVNLREQQGLQELTNLMEGDPGLRWGNKFGILLLPVRYHRSCGDPLEHVRKAKSMIDRKKKSLEAHFSYKIVDMATTYLGARAATLLNYRIFCNTTFSVSNVFGPHEEIASVGNPITYMRVNTSGFPHALTMHMVSYAGRADMQILVAKDIIPDPDFLAKCFEDALLEMKAAASTALKI from the exons ATGGGGTCCCCGGAGAACGGCTCCGACGAGCCCCTGACACCAACAGGGCGCCTGTTCCTCCAGAAGGAGATGAACCAGGTGATCTACTGCGCCATCGGCGTGAAGCAACCCCTCGACGTTGAGGCCCTCAAGTCGGCGATCCAGAGGTCCCCCATGTTTACGCACCCCAGGTTCTGCAGCCTCATGGTGCGGGACTCCGCAGGCCGAGAGCATTGGAGGAGGACCCATGTGGACATTGACCGCCATGTCGTCCCAGTCCACGGCCCCATCGCCGAAGGCCTCTCTGACGAGGTAGCTGTCAACGAGTACCTCGGCGACCTGTCCACTGACTCACCGGGGCTCCTAGGCGACGACAAGCCCCCGTGGGACGTCCACCTTCTGATGGCCCACCGGTGCATGGTGTTCCGGATCCACCATGCACTCGGCGATGGGATCTTGCTGATGTCAATGTTCCTGGCCTCGTGCCGGCAGGTGGACGACCCCGAGGCGCTGCCGACAATCGGTCCTCCGTCATCAGCTAAGAGGAGGACGGGTGGCAGCGGCGAGTGGTGGAAGGCAGTAGTGGGGGTGTTGGGGGTGATGTGGTTCACATTGGTCTTTGTGGTGGAGTTCGTGCTACAGAGCATGTGGGTGAGTGATCGGAGGACGCCGCTGAGCGGTGGCGCAGGGGTGGAACTCTGGCCGAGGAAGCTGGCCACGGCGAAGTTTTTGCTGGAGGACATGAAAGTGGTCAAGTCGGCGGTCGCAAATGCG ACCATTAACGATGTTCTCTTCGGGATCATATCGGCCGGCTTCTTCAAATACTTGGACCACCGATGTCCCAACG CTGTGCGCGAAGGGACTCGACTAACGGGAGTGGCAGCTGTTAACTTGCGAGAACAACAGGGATTGCAG GAACTAACCAATTTGATGGAAGGCGACCCGGGACTGCGGTGGGGCAACAAGTTCGGGATTCTCCTCCTCCCCGTTCGCTACCACAGAAGCTGCGGCGACCCTCTCGAACACGTGAGAAAAGCCAAGTCGATGATTGACCGGAAGAAGAAATCCCTGGAGGCTCACTTCTCCTACAAAATCGTGGATATGGCCACGACTTATCTAGGAGCACGT GCTGCGACCCTGCTCAACTACAGGATCTTCTGCAACACCACGTTCAGCGTCTCGAACGTGTTCGGCCCGCACGAGGAGATCGCGTCCGTGGGCAACCCCATCACGTACATGAGGGTGAACACCTCTGGTTTTCCCCAC GCACTCACGATGCACATGGTGAGCTATGCGGGGAGGGCGGACATGCAGATTCTGGTGGCCAAGGACATCATCCCCGACCCTGATTTCCTGGCCAAGTGCTTTGAGGATGCTTTGCTCGAAATGAAAGCCGCAGCTTCTACTGCCTTGAAGATATAA